The window ACCATCCCTTTCGGTCTGGGTGAACAATCGCCTGAATGATGGCTGTTCACCCAGACCCGGCATCATAGGTTAATCCCTAAACCCCACCGCCCTAAGGTTAGCAGAATCAGGACAATGACCAGCACCGTAGCCAGGTTCAGCACAAAACCGGCCCGCACCATGTGGTGAATACGCAGCCCCTCGTAGGCAAACACAATGGCATTGGGCGGGGTAGCCACCGGTAGCATGAAGGCCGCCGAAGAAGCCACCGCCACCGGGATGGCCAGCAGCCGCGCATCCAGGCCCAAACCCTGGGCCAGCGCGCCCATTACCGGTAGAAAGGTCGCGGCCACTGCGGTGTTGGAGGTGAGTTCGGTCAGGAATATCACCACCAGGGTCGCACAAAGAACCAGAACCCAGGGGGGCAGGCTACCCCAGGCTGCCAGCGCCGCGCCAATCCAGGCCGACAGCCCCGTCGCCTCGAAAGCCGAGGCCAGGGCCAGCCCCCCTGCAAAAAGCAGCAACACCCCCCAGGGCAGCTTCAGGGCGCTATCCCAGTCCAGGAGGCGACCCCCCCCCGGTGCCGGAATCACAAACAACAGCAGCGCTGCCAGCAGGGCTACCGCTGAATCGGAGAGGGTGATCCCCAGAACTGCCGTTAGCTGTGGGCGCAGTATCCAGCCCAGCACGGCCAGCAAGAACACCCCCAGCACATACCCTTCCGCCCGACCCAGGGGGCCCAGCGCCCTGTATTCCTGGCGCACGCTGCCCAGCAAATCGCCCCAGGGCATCCCCCGCAAAGGGCGCGAGAGCCAGAACCAGGCCAGAGGAAGCATGAGGCCCACAAAAGGAAGCCCGATCCAGAACCAGCGCTGCATGTCCAGGGTGTAGCCGTGGGCCTCGCGCAGATAAGCGGCCAGGAGCGCGTTGGGCGGGGTACCGATCAGGGTACCCACCCCCCCAATTGAAGCAGAGTAGGCAATGGCGAGCACCAGGGCCACCCCGAAGCGACGGGTCTGGGTCTCGCTTGCCACACCCCCCAGCGACTGGATCACCGCCAGCCCCACCGCAAACATCATTACGGCGGTAGCGGTGTTGGAAATCCACATTGAGAGAAAAGCTGTGGCCAGCATAAACCCACCCAGCAACCCCGACGGCGTATGCCCAAGGCGCAGCACAATCGCCAAGGCAATCCGGCGGTGCAGGCCCCATTTCTGCAAGCTTTGCCCAATCAATAAGCCACCCAGAAATAAGAAGATGAGG is drawn from Meiothermus cerbereus DSM 11376 and contains these coding sequences:
- a CDS encoding SLC13 family permease; this encodes MSQNQQTAKSAWWWAALVLGPLLCGGVVLMAPPAGLGLEAWRLVGLSIWMVLWWTAETVPLPVTALLPIPLMPLLGIVPETAVAAQYGHPLIFLFLGGLLIGQSLQKWGLHRRIALAIVLRLGHTPSGLLGGFMLATAFLSMWISNTATAVMMFAVGLAVIQSLGGVASETQTRRFGVALVLAIAYSASIGGVGTLIGTPPNALLAAYLREAHGYTLDMQRWFWIGLPFVGLMLPLAWFWLSRPLRGMPWGDLLGSVRQEYRALGPLGRAEGYVLGVFLLAVLGWILRPQLTAVLGITLSDSAVALLAALLLFVIPAPGGGRLLDWDSALKLPWGVLLLFAGGLALASAFEATGLSAWIGAALAAWGSLPPWVLVLCATLVVIFLTELTSNTAVAATFLPVMGALAQGLGLDARLLAIPVAVASSAAFMLPVATPPNAIVFAYEGLRIHHMVRAGFVLNLATVLVIVLILLTLGRWGLGINL